The following are from one region of the Streptomyces fradiae genome:
- a CDS encoding helix-turn-helix domain-containing protein, with translation MSEPRSAPTVGQVVLGKRLQDLRERAGLKREEAAKILRVAPATIRRMETAEVALKIPYVQLLLKAYGITDSEAEGFVALAEEANLPGWWQRFHDVLPGWFSMYVSLEGAASLIRAYEPQFVPGLLQTEEYARAILRSGAVGGRNAEESEETERHVALRMERQSLLAREDAPKFWVIMDETVFRRPVGDGPEVMRDQLDRLLEASELPNVTLQIAEFASGHHPGTYGPFVLFRFAMPELPDMVYSEYLTGAVYLDARPEVASHLEVMDRMAAQAATAQRTKEILRNLRKEL, from the coding sequence GTGAGCGAGCCGCGGTCCGCCCCCACGGTGGGACAGGTCGTACTCGGCAAGCGTCTGCAGGATCTGCGCGAGCGGGCCGGCCTCAAGCGGGAAGAGGCCGCCAAGATCCTCCGGGTCGCCCCGGCCACGATCCGGCGCATGGAGACCGCCGAGGTCGCGCTGAAGATCCCGTACGTACAGCTGCTGCTGAAGGCGTACGGCATCACGGACTCCGAGGCGGAGGGCTTCGTCGCCCTCGCGGAGGAGGCCAACCTCCCCGGCTGGTGGCAGCGGTTCCACGACGTGCTGCCCGGCTGGTTCTCCATGTACGTCAGCCTGGAGGGGGCCGCGAGCCTCATCCGGGCCTACGAACCGCAGTTCGTCCCCGGTCTGCTCCAGACCGAGGAGTACGCCCGTGCCATTCTGCGCAGCGGGGCCGTCGGCGGGAGGAACGCCGAGGAGTCCGAGGAGACCGAGCGCCATGTCGCCCTCCGCATGGAGCGCCAGTCCCTGCTCGCCAGGGAGGACGCGCCCAAGTTCTGGGTGATCATGGACGAGACGGTCTTCCGCCGACCGGTCGGTGACGGGCCCGAAGTGATGCGCGACCAGCTCGACCGGCTGCTCGAGGCGTCGGAGCTGCCGAACGTCACCCTGCAGATCGCGGAGTTCGCGTCCGGACACCACCCCGGTACGTACGGACCGTTCGTCCTCTTCCGCTTCGCCATGCCCGAACTCCCGGACATGGTCTACAGCGAGTACCTGACCGGCGCCGTCTATCTCGACGCGCGCCCCGAGGTGGCTTCCCACCTCGAGGTCATGGACCGCATGGCGGCCCAGGCCGCGACTGCACAACGCACGAAGGAGATTCTCCGGAATCTCCGCAAGGAGCTGTGA
- a CDS encoding SAM-dependent methyltransferase: MTPQDPVPPQSGIRIDTSKPHPARMYDWFLGGKDNYPVDEEMARQLLTVDARGRDMARVNRAFMHRAIRWLSANGVRQYLDIGTGIPTEPNLHQIAQGAAPESRIVYCDNDPIVLAHAAALLRSTPEGATEYIQADARDPELILERAGKVLDFDQPIALSMLALLHFVGDEDGAYELVGKLVDQLAPGSYLVLSHVTGDFNPEGAEQAAAMYRARGLTLRPRSRDELAAFFDGLDLVEPGVALTAEWHPELGEPVPVAGDEPIPGWAAVGRKR, encoded by the coding sequence ATGACCCCCCAGGACCCCGTACCCCCGCAGAGCGGCATACGGATCGACACCAGCAAGCCGCATCCCGCGCGGATGTACGACTGGTTCCTGGGCGGCAAGGACAACTACCCCGTCGACGAGGAGATGGCCCGCCAGCTCCTCACCGTCGACGCCCGGGGCCGGGACATGGCCCGGGTCAACCGGGCCTTCATGCACCGCGCCATCCGCTGGCTCAGCGCCAACGGGGTACGCCAGTACCTGGACATCGGCACCGGCATCCCCACCGAGCCCAATCTGCACCAGATCGCGCAGGGGGCCGCGCCGGAGTCCCGGATCGTCTACTGCGACAACGACCCGATCGTGCTCGCGCACGCCGCCGCCCTGCTGCGCTCGACCCCGGAGGGGGCCACCGAGTACATCCAGGCCGACGCCCGCGACCCCGAGCTGATCCTCGAAAGGGCCGGAAAGGTCCTTGACTTCGACCAGCCGATCGCGCTGTCGATGCTCGCGCTGCTGCACTTCGTCGGCGACGAGGACGGCGCCTACGAGCTGGTCGGCAAGCTCGTCGACCAGCTGGCCCCCGGCAGCTACCTGGTCCTCTCGCACGTCACCGGCGACTTCAACCCCGAGGGCGCCGAGCAGGCCGCCGCCATGTACCGGGCCCGCGGACTGACCCTGCGCCCGCGCTCCCGCGACGAGCTCGCCGCCTTCTTCGACGGCCTCGACCTGGTCGAGCCGGGGGTCGCCCTCACCGCCGAGTGGCACCCCGAGCTGGGCGAGCCGGTCCCGGTGGCCGGCGACGAGCCCATCCCGGGCTGGGCGGCTGTCGGCCGCAAGCGCTGA
- a CDS encoding class I SAM-dependent methyltransferase — MFSPEGPSLYELTRQALSSVEHGYDLLAAKFDATPFRTSDRLLGAVAETLEPLGPFDTGLDVCCGTGAGLGVLRSVCAGPITGVDFSAGMLAGARAAHPDATLVRADALALPFAPVFDLAVSFGAFGHFLPAEQRVLFTGVHAALRPGGTFAFPLPAPPRVGSAPYWTLWGFDAAMRVRNALWRPPFVMYYRTFRLADIRTRLASAGFTVETLPIRSLGAREDGSPRCRLVVARKGSGRKV, encoded by the coding sequence ATGTTCTCCCCCGAGGGCCCCAGCCTGTACGAACTGACCCGCCAGGCGCTGTCGTCGGTCGAGCACGGCTACGACCTGCTCGCCGCGAAGTTCGACGCGACGCCGTTCCGCACCTCCGACCGGCTGCTCGGCGCGGTCGCCGAGACCCTGGAGCCGCTCGGCCCCTTCGACACCGGCCTGGACGTGTGCTGCGGCACCGGGGCGGGGCTCGGGGTGCTGCGCTCGGTGTGCGCGGGCCCGATCACGGGCGTCGACTTCAGCGCCGGGATGCTCGCCGGCGCCCGCGCCGCCCACCCCGACGCCACCCTGGTACGGGCCGACGCCCTGGCCCTGCCCTTCGCACCGGTCTTCGACCTCGCCGTCAGCTTCGGCGCCTTCGGCCACTTCCTCCCCGCCGAGCAGCGCGTCCTCTTCACCGGCGTCCACGCCGCCCTGCGCCCCGGCGGCACCTTCGCCTTCCCGCTCCCGGCCCCGCCCCGGGTGGGCTCCGCCCCGTACTGGACGCTCTGGGGCTTCGACGCGGCGATGCGGGTCCGCAACGCGCTGTGGCGGCCGCCCTTCGTGATGTACTACCGCACCTTCCGCCTCGCCGACATCCGCACCCGCCTCGCGTCCGCCGGCTTCACCGTGGAGACCCTGCCGATCCGCTCCCTGGGCGCCCGCGAGGACGGCAGCCCGCGCTGCCGGCTGGTGGTGGCCCGCAAGGGCTCGGGCCGAAAGGTGTGA
- a CDS encoding VOC family protein, which translates to MHVLSSRILLRPTDPERSRRFYGETLGLPVYREFGTGPDRGTVYFLGGGFLELSGRASAPPPEPAPRLWLQVADVRAAREELRGKADVRVLREPVTEPWGLIEMWLADPDGLRIAVVEVPERHPLRYRP; encoded by the coding sequence ATGCACGTCCTCAGCAGCAGGATCCTGCTCCGCCCCACCGACCCCGAGCGGTCCCGGCGGTTCTACGGCGAGACCCTCGGGCTCCCCGTGTACCGGGAGTTCGGCACCGGTCCCGACCGGGGCACCGTCTACTTCCTCGGCGGCGGCTTCCTGGAACTCTCCGGCCGCGCGTCCGCCCCGCCGCCGGAGCCGGCACCGAGGCTGTGGCTCCAGGTCGCCGACGTGCGCGCGGCCCGCGAGGAACTGCGCGGCAAGGCGGACGTACGCGTGCTGCGCGAGCCCGTCACCGAGCCCTGGGGGCTGATCGAGATGTGGCTGGCCGACCCGGACGGCCTGCGGATCGCGGTCGTGGAGGTGCCGGAGCGGCACCCGCTGCGCTACCGGCCATAA
- a CDS encoding ATP-binding protein yields the protein MNQRPRPHDVPFRRFAFELPARTESVSRARRLAEERLILWGCDGDIRDTVALVVSELVTNAVVHTASARIVCEIREGEDRLRIAVRDEGGPAGPRIRECGEEERGRGLILVDALCASWGADRTGHGTAQIVWAELAHGMGEPC from the coding sequence ATGAACCAGCGGCCACGCCCCCACGACGTCCCCTTCCGCCGCTTCGCCTTCGAACTGCCCGCGCGGACCGAGTCCGTGTCCCGGGCCCGGCGGCTGGCCGAGGAGCGGCTCATCCTCTGGGGCTGTGACGGCGACATACGCGACACCGTCGCCCTGGTCGTCTCCGAACTCGTCACCAACGCCGTCGTGCACACCGCGAGCGCGCGGATCGTCTGCGAGATCCGCGAGGGCGAGGACCGGCTGCGGATAGCCGTGCGCGACGAGGGGGGACCCGCCGGTCCGCGGATACGCGAGTGCGGCGAGGAGGAGCGGGGCCGCGGCCTCATCCTGGTCGACGCCCTGTGCGCGTCCTGGGGCGCGGACCGCACCGGCCACGGCACGGCGCAGATCGTCTGGGCGGAACTGGCGCACGGCATGGGCGAGCCGTGCTGA
- a CDS encoding DUF397 domain-containing protein has protein sequence MDRIYNGMPAAELGAEGWHKPWSGGNGGNCVEAMKLADGRVAVRQSADPEGPALIYTHGEIAAFIQGAKSGQADFLLT, from the coding sequence ATGGATCGCATATACAACGGCATGCCCGCCGCCGAGCTCGGTGCCGAGGGCTGGCACAAGCCGTGGAGCGGTGGGAACGGGGGCAACTGCGTCGAGGCCATGAAGCTGGCCGACGGCAGGGTCGCCGTGCGACAGTCCGCAGACCCTGAGGGACCCGCGCTCATCTACACCCACGGAGAGATCGCCGCTTTCATCCAGGGAGCGAAATCCGGTCAGGCTGACTTCCTGCTCACCTGA
- a CDS encoding 6-phospho-beta-glucosidase translates to MKLTILGGGGFRVPLVYGALLGDHAEGRVTHVTLFDLDAGRLSAIERVLGEQGEGVPDAPVVRATNDLDEALRGADFVFSAIRVGGLAGRAADERIALAEGVLGQETVGAGGIAYGLRTLPVVTHIAHRIAELAPDAWVINFTNPAGMVTEAMSRILGDRVIGICDSPVGLGRRVARVLGARPDEAWIDYVGLNHLGWLRGLKVGGHDVLPRLFEDDALLGSFEEGRLFGTEWLRSLGAIPNEYLHYYYFNREAVRAYREAEMTRGAYLLDQQAGFYEEMGKPDTPPLATWHRVLADREATYMAHNREAAGVGERDEEDLESGGYEKVALALMRAIARNERATLILNVRNRRTLSVLDADAVIEVPCLVDAAGAHPVSVDPLPYHAVGLVTAVKAVEREALAAAESGSRATAVKAFALHPLVDSVAVARRLLDGYTAEHAGLAYLRR, encoded by the coding sequence ATGAAACTGACGATTCTCGGAGGCGGCGGATTCCGGGTGCCGCTCGTGTACGGCGCCCTGCTCGGCGACCACGCCGAGGGGCGGGTCACCCACGTCACCCTGTTCGACCTGGACGCCGGGCGGCTCTCGGCGATCGAGCGGGTCCTGGGCGAGCAGGGCGAGGGGGTGCCGGACGCGCCGGTGGTGCGCGCGACGAACGATCTCGACGAGGCGCTGCGCGGTGCGGACTTCGTGTTCTCGGCCATCCGGGTGGGCGGGCTCGCCGGGCGGGCCGCGGACGAGCGGATCGCGCTGGCCGAGGGCGTGCTCGGGCAGGAGACGGTGGGCGCGGGCGGCATCGCGTACGGGCTGCGCACCCTGCCGGTGGTGACGCACATCGCGCACCGGATCGCCGAACTCGCCCCGGACGCCTGGGTCATCAACTTCACCAACCCGGCGGGCATGGTCACCGAGGCGATGTCGCGGATCCTCGGCGACCGGGTGATCGGCATCTGCGACTCGCCGGTGGGGCTTGGCCGCCGGGTGGCGCGGGTGCTCGGCGCCCGCCCGGACGAGGCGTGGATCGACTACGTGGGCCTCAACCACCTCGGCTGGCTGCGGGGGTTGAAGGTCGGCGGACATGACGTACTGCCGCGGCTCTTCGAGGACGACGCGCTGCTCGGCTCCTTCGAGGAGGGCCGGCTCTTCGGCACGGAGTGGCTGCGCTCGCTCGGCGCGATCCCCAACGAGTACCTGCACTACTACTACTTCAACCGCGAGGCGGTCCGCGCCTACCGCGAGGCGGAGATGACCCGCGGTGCCTATCTCCTGGACCAACAGGCCGGTTTCTACGAGGAGATGGGCAAGCCGGACACGCCGCCCCTCGCCACCTGGCACCGGGTGCTCGCGGACCGCGAGGCGACCTACATGGCGCACAACCGGGAGGCGGCCGGGGTCGGCGAGCGGGACGAGGAGGACCTGGAGTCGGGCGGCTACGAGAAGGTGGCGCTCGCCCTGATGCGGGCCATCGCGCGCAACGAGCGGGCCACGCTGATCCTGAACGTCCGCAATCGGCGGACGCTTTCGGTGCTCGACGCGGACGCGGTGATCGAGGTGCCGTGCCTGGTGGACGCGGCCGGCGCGCACCCGGTGTCGGTGGACCCCCTCCCGTATCACGCGGTGGGTCTGGTGACGGCGGTGAAGGCCGTGGAGCGGGAGGCCCTGGCCGCCGCGGAGAGCGGTTCGCGGGCGACCGCGGTGAAGGCCTTCGCGCTGCATCCGCTGGTCGACTCGGTGGCGGTGGCCCGCCGCCTGCTCGACGGCTACACGGCCGAGCACGCGGGGCTTGCCTATTTGCGTCGCTGA
- a CDS encoding M64 family metallopeptidase: MTSPRRWGARRGVARLLVGCLLAAGLVATGTVADGGPAAAESGGATVVPVQTTGPADRRFNLVVMGDGYTADEMPAFRADLERHLSMLWSIEPFASYRSYINVWAVEVPSEESGVDCDPSLDAPARDTALDMGFWGGCNPGSVQRLLTVDSAKAAGFADLVPGTRPANRQIVALAHSSTYGGAGGSYATASGGNALSALITPHEIGHSLGGLQDEYDYYARGVPGGAYADGEPASVHHSLLTEDQMRAERAKWWRWLGEESESGGVVGRYEGGMYSTRGIWRPSRHSMMKTLGYAFDQVEREVMVKAISGKVDLVQDHTPDSAPIGADRTVWVDTLHPTGGELAVEWRLDGRPLGTGGARTLDLRAVDGLSPGRTYALTATVTDPTPFVRDPAVRGSAALTRTVRWTVDPALRTARTAVAAAFTGHTATAAPVGARSVVYADTTHPLRRTPAVVWALDGRTVPNPGNDRDLDLAALRLAPGSHALTARIPGTREVLRWTVDATPASVAYELSEPLRTVRRPGRPVEYVYDGAFTMRLTARDDGAGAVVSQFRVDGDGWYTYYGWPTDAAAPFRFSPSGTVIDDLVYGKLGRPRAVPWDDATPEYGTHTVEYRTVDAAGNVGRAQRFLVTLEKKS, translated from the coding sequence ATGACTTCACCGCGACGATGGGGTGCGAGACGAGGGGTGGCCCGGCTCCTGGTGGGCTGTCTGCTCGCGGCCGGCCTGGTGGCCACCGGGACCGTGGCCGACGGAGGGCCGGCCGCCGCCGAGTCCGGCGGGGCGACCGTCGTCCCCGTGCAGACCACCGGTCCCGCCGACCGCCGGTTCAATCTGGTGGTGATGGGCGACGGCTACACGGCGGACGAGATGCCGGCGTTCCGGGCCGATCTGGAACGGCACTTGAGCATGCTGTGGAGCATCGAGCCGTTCGCGTCGTACCGCTCGTACATCAACGTGTGGGCGGTGGAGGTGCCGTCCGAGGAGTCGGGCGTCGACTGCGATCCCTCGCTCGACGCACCGGCCCGGGACACCGCCCTCGACATGGGCTTCTGGGGCGGCTGCAATCCGGGGAGCGTGCAGCGGCTGCTCACCGTGGACAGCGCGAAGGCGGCCGGGTTCGCCGACCTGGTGCCGGGCACCCGGCCGGCGAACCGGCAGATCGTGGCGCTCGCGCACAGCTCCACCTACGGCGGCGCGGGCGGGAGTTACGCCACCGCGTCCGGCGGCAACGCCCTGTCGGCGCTCATCACCCCGCACGAGATAGGCCATTCGCTCGGCGGGCTGCAGGACGAGTACGACTACTACGCGCGCGGGGTGCCCGGCGGCGCCTACGCGGACGGCGAGCCGGCCTCCGTCCACCACTCGCTTCTGACGGAGGATCAGATGAGGGCGGAGCGGGCCAAGTGGTGGCGCTGGCTGGGCGAGGAGAGCGAGTCCGGCGGGGTCGTCGGGCGGTACGAGGGCGGCATGTACAGCACCCGGGGCATATGGCGGCCGAGCCGGCACTCGATGATGAAGACCCTCGGCTACGCCTTCGACCAGGTGGAGCGCGAGGTGATGGTGAAGGCCATCTCGGGCAAGGTCGACCTGGTGCAGGACCACACCCCGGACTCGGCCCCGATCGGCGCCGACCGCACGGTGTGGGTGGACACCCTGCATCCGACGGGTGGCGAACTCGCCGTGGAATGGCGGCTGGACGGGCGGCCGCTGGGCACCGGCGGCGCCCGCACGCTGGACCTGCGGGCCGTGGACGGCCTCTCCCCCGGGCGTACGTACGCGCTGACGGCGACGGTCACCGACCCCACCCCGTTCGTGCGCGACCCGGCGGTGCGCGGCTCGGCCGCCCTGACCCGTACGGTCCGGTGGACCGTGGACCCGGCGCTGCGCACGGCGCGGACCGCCGTGGCGGCGGCGTTCACCGGGCACACGGCGACCGCGGCCCCGGTCGGCGCCCGGTCCGTGGTGTACGCCGACACCACCCACCCGCTGCGCCGCACCCCGGCGGTGGTCTGGGCGCTCGACGGCCGTACGGTGCCGAACCCCGGCAACGACCGCGATCTCGACCTGGCCGCGCTGCGCCTCGCACCCGGATCGCACGCGCTGACCGCCCGGATCCCGGGGACGCGCGAGGTGCTGCGCTGGACGGTGGACGCGACGCCTGCCTCCGTCGCGTACGAGCTGTCGGAGCCGCTGCGCACGGTGCGCCGGCCGGGGCGGCCGGTCGAGTACGTGTACGACGGCGCGTTCACGATGCGGCTGACGGCGCGGGACGACGGGGCGGGCGCGGTGGTGAGCCAGTTCCGGGTGGACGGCGACGGCTGGTACACGTACTACGGCTGGCCGACGGACGCCGCCGCCCCGTTCCGCTTCTCGCCGTCGGGGACGGTGATCGACGATCTGGTGTACGGGAAGCTGGGCCGGCCGCGCGCGGTGCCGTGGGACGACGCGACACCGGAGTACGGCACGCACACGGTGGAGTACCGCACGGTGGACGCGGCGGGGAACGTGGGCCGGGCGCAGCGCTTCCTGGTGACGCTGGAGAAGAAGTCGTAG